A single genomic interval of Aquipuribacter sp. SD81 harbors:
- a CDS encoding sugar ABC transporter permease encodes MTKWFTDTGWRHLVALAVLVFALFPIVFVISASFNPVGTLTASNDLFSELSTENYVALFNTPVYPFPSWFLNTMFVAVATAVLQVFVACLAAYAFSRFRFAGRRIGLLGLLLIQMFPQILAAVAIFLLVFEIGQLFPALGLGSTLGLVLVYMGGALGVSTFLIKGFFDTVPKELDEAMKVDGASHARVFFGMILPLSAPVLAVVVLLAFITTLNEFLVASIILTAPRDQTLAVGLYQLVSSQLNAQWGFFAAGSLLGAIPAVLLFLWLQKYVVSGLTAGSVK; translated from the coding sequence ATGACCAAGTGGTTCACCGACACCGGCTGGCGGCACCTCGTCGCCCTCGCCGTGCTCGTCTTCGCGCTCTTCCCGATCGTCTTCGTCATCAGCGCGTCGTTCAACCCCGTCGGCACGCTGACGGCGAGCAACGACCTGTTCAGCGAGCTCAGCACCGAGAACTACGTCGCGCTGTTCAACACGCCCGTGTACCCGTTCCCCAGCTGGTTCCTCAACACGATGTTCGTCGCGGTCGCGACCGCCGTGCTGCAGGTCTTCGTCGCGTGCCTCGCCGCGTACGCCTTCAGCCGGTTCCGCTTCGCCGGGCGCCGCATCGGCCTGCTCGGCCTGCTCCTCATCCAGATGTTCCCGCAGATCCTCGCGGCGGTCGCGATCTTCCTGCTCGTCTTCGAGATCGGGCAGCTGTTCCCCGCCCTCGGGCTCGGCTCGACCCTCGGGCTCGTGCTCGTGTACATGGGCGGCGCGCTCGGCGTCTCGACGTTCCTCATCAAGGGCTTCTTCGACACCGTGCCCAAGGAGCTCGACGAGGCGATGAAGGTCGACGGCGCGAGCCACGCGCGCGTGTTCTTCGGCATGATCCTGCCGCTGTCCGCGCCCGTGCTGGCCGTCGTCGTGCTGCTCGCGTTCATCACGACGCTCAACGAGTTCCTCGTCGCGAGCATCATCCTCACCGCCCCGCGCGACCAGACCCTCGCCGTCGGCCTCTACCAGCTCGTCTCGAGCCAGCTGAACGCGCAGTGGGGCTTCTTCGCCGCCGGCTCGCTGCTCGGCGCCATCCCCGCGGTGCTGCTGTTCCTGTGGCTGCAGAAGTACGTCGTCTCCGGGCTGACGGCCGGGTCGGTCAAGTGA
- a CDS encoding glycoside hydrolase family 13 protein, with amino-acid sequence MSVLWSEPHHDGSPVHGPRLAAAALGDEVDVLLRVPHGGTRTSPVRSVHVRQVHDGEPAYVGARVVRTDDHDVWFSARITVHNRLARYRWLLEDEPTGPRATGTGYRWVNAAGVHGHDVTDASDFVVSTYPTAPDWAVDGVMYQVFPDRFARSGADHGPLPDWAVAADWDTTPVEHTGPDTPRQLYGGDLAGIEQHLDHLLDLGVDVLYLTPFFPAESNHRYNASSFDEVDPLLGGDPALSTLVAAAHAAGIRVMGDLTTNHTGDTHDWFLAAQADPDCEEAGYYYFHAHPDRYEAWFGIPSLPKLNYRSEALRRRIVEGPTSVAARWLEGPDGLDGWRIDVANMTGRNRDDDHNHDVARLVRRTMDAVKPGSFLLAEHFHDTSDDVTTGAGGWDAVMNYAAFTRPVWEWLAEPGSRFGFLGMPVRVPRKPTRDVVAAMRLFAAAVPWQQTLQNVNMLGSHDTPRARSVVGSDEALVAALAVLVGYPGVPMVFAGDELGLTGEDGEHARTPMPWSDASRFGTPLHRAYRELLRLRHGSETLRRGGLRWLCAGEDDMAWLRETPEERVAVVVARDASTVDLPVSLLGEPDVLWASSGASVEAGSRVVQVALPAAGAVLLRCG; translated from the coding sequence GTGAGCGTGCTGTGGTCCGAGCCGCACCACGACGGCTCACCGGTCCACGGGCCGCGGCTCGCGGCCGCGGCGCTCGGCGACGAGGTCGACGTGCTGCTCCGCGTGCCGCACGGCGGCACCCGCACCTCGCCGGTGCGATCGGTCCACGTGCGCCAGGTGCACGACGGCGAGCCGGCCTACGTGGGCGCCCGCGTGGTCCGCACCGACGACCACGACGTGTGGTTCAGCGCCCGCATCACGGTCCACAACCGGCTCGCGCGCTACCGGTGGCTGCTGGAGGACGAGCCGACCGGCCCGCGGGCCACGGGCACCGGCTACCGGTGGGTGAACGCGGCCGGCGTGCACGGCCACGACGTCACCGACGCGTCGGACTTCGTGGTGAGCACGTACCCGACCGCGCCCGACTGGGCCGTCGACGGCGTCATGTACCAGGTGTTCCCCGACCGCTTCGCGCGCTCCGGCGCCGACCACGGGCCGCTGCCGGACTGGGCCGTCGCCGCGGACTGGGACACCACCCCGGTCGAGCACACCGGACCGGACACGCCCCGCCAGCTGTACGGCGGCGACCTCGCCGGCATCGAGCAGCACCTCGACCACCTCCTCGACCTCGGCGTCGACGTGCTGTACCTGACCCCGTTCTTCCCGGCCGAGAGCAACCACCGCTACAACGCGTCGTCCTTCGACGAGGTCGACCCGCTGCTCGGCGGCGACCCCGCGCTGTCGACGCTCGTCGCGGCCGCGCACGCCGCCGGCATCCGGGTCATGGGCGACCTCACGACCAACCACACCGGCGACACGCACGACTGGTTCCTGGCCGCGCAGGCCGACCCGGACTGCGAGGAGGCCGGCTACTACTACTTCCACGCCCACCCGGACCGCTACGAGGCGTGGTTCGGCATCCCGTCGCTGCCCAAGCTCAACTACCGCTCCGAGGCGCTGCGGCGGCGCATCGTCGAGGGGCCGACGAGCGTTGCCGCGCGCTGGCTCGAGGGGCCCGACGGCCTCGACGGCTGGCGCATCGACGTCGCCAACATGACGGGACGCAACCGGGACGACGACCACAACCACGACGTCGCGCGCCTCGTGCGGCGGACCATGGACGCCGTCAAGCCGGGGTCGTTCCTGCTGGCGGAGCACTTCCACGACACCTCCGACGACGTGACGACGGGCGCCGGCGGCTGGGACGCCGTCATGAACTACGCGGCGTTCACCCGGCCGGTGTGGGAGTGGCTCGCCGAGCCCGGCAGCCGCTTCGGCTTCCTCGGCATGCCGGTGCGCGTGCCCCGCAAGCCGACCCGGGACGTGGTCGCCGCGATGCGGCTGTTCGCCGCCGCCGTGCCGTGGCAGCAGACGCTGCAGAACGTCAACATGCTCGGCTCCCACGACACCCCGCGCGCCCGCAGCGTCGTCGGCTCGGACGAGGCTCTCGTCGCCGCGCTCGCGGTCCTCGTCGGCTACCCCGGCGTGCCGATGGTCTTCGCGGGCGACGAGCTCGGCCTCACCGGCGAGGACGGCGAGCACGCCCGCACGCCGATGCCGTGGTCGGACGCCAGCCGCTTCGGGACGCCCCTGCACCGCGCCTACCGCGAGCTGCTGCGGCTGCGGCACGGCAGCGAGACGCTGCGACGCGGGGGGCTGCGCTGGCTGTGCGCGGGCGAGGACGACATGGCGTGGCTGCGCGAGACGCCCGAGGAGCGCGTCGCGGTCGTCGTCGCACGCGACGCGAGCACCGTCGACCTGCCGGTGTCGCTGCTCGGCGAGCCCGACGTGCTGTGGGCCTCGTCCGGCGCGTCGGTCGAGGCGGGCTCGCGGGTCGTGCAGGTCGCGCTGCCGGCGGCCGGGGCGGTGCTCCTGCGCTGCGGCTGA
- a CDS encoding glycoside hydrolase family 5 protein encodes MSRLHRPAPSTPRTCDPNVRAGRELPVALLLVLAPLVLSLLLGTLPATAATTPTGTVAHGFETGREGWSGDGAAHSATVAAAGTGSLRLGRTFTGGWGGLRADDGRGALRDVRAGGATLTARVLLPAGAPGAWRARLEVQDPAWRYVAGPKVRLTAGTWVPVTFTVPDALAAGMRAVAVQVDSDAATGAVVVHVDEVRQQAPTAAPTTAPTTAPTTAPTTAPTTGAPRGLRAVGSRVVDETGRTVRLLGVSTAGTEYACAQGWGFFDGPDPERPSSVPLAGARAWGATAVRVPLNEHCWLDVDSGIPASRRGSEYRAAVTAQVAAVNARGMVAVLDLHWHAPGTRRTDNNPMPNRDHSPAFWASVASHFRDNPSVVFELVNEPHPDGGSTSAEAWRCWRDGGTCARTTDHATGAPYQAAGVQELLDAVRSTGARQLVLVGGVQWSNRLDGWLAHRPHDPAANLGAAWHAYDFNACRTAECFAAEVAPVAARYPLMATEVGPDQACLGCPPSPTGFSERTLDLLDGAGAGWTAWTWNLWPGDAHVLVQDWAGTRPTPWGEQVRARLQRAAAAG; translated from the coding sequence ATGTCGCGCCTGCACCGTCCCGCCCCGTCCACCCCCCGCACCTGCGACCCCAACGTCCGGGCCGGCCGCGAGCTGCCGGTCGCCCTGCTGCTCGTCCTGGCCCCGCTCGTGCTCAGCCTGCTCCTCGGCACGCTGCCGGCCACCGCCGCGACCACGCCCACCGGGACCGTCGCCCACGGTTTCGAGACGGGTCGGGAGGGCTGGTCCGGCGACGGCGCCGCCCACAGCGCGACGGTCGCGGCCGCCGGCACGGGGTCGCTGCGGCTCGGGCGCACGTTCACGGGCGGCTGGGGCGGGCTGCGGGCCGACGACGGGCGGGGCGCCCTGCGGGACGTCCGCGCAGGCGGGGCCACCCTCACGGCCCGCGTGCTCCTGCCGGCCGGCGCCCCCGGCGCGTGGCGCGCACGGCTGGAGGTCCAGGACCCGGCCTGGCGCTACGTCGCCGGACCGAAGGTCCGCCTGACCGCCGGGACGTGGGTCCCCGTGACGTTCACCGTCCCGGACGCGCTCGCGGCGGGCATGCGCGCCGTGGCCGTCCAGGTCGACTCCGATGCGGCGACGGGCGCCGTCGTCGTCCACGTCGACGAGGTGCGCCAGCAGGCGCCCACCGCGGCGCCCACCACGGCGCCCACCACGGCGCCCACCACGGCGCCCACCACGGCGCCCACCACGGGCGCCCCGCGCGGCCTTCGGGCCGTCGGCAGCCGCGTGGTCGACGAGACCGGCCGCACCGTCCGCCTGCTCGGGGTCAGCACCGCCGGCACCGAGTACGCCTGCGCCCAGGGGTGGGGGTTCTTCGACGGTCCGGACCCGGAGCGCCCGAGCAGCGTCCCGCTCGCCGGGGCGCGGGCGTGGGGGGCGACCGCCGTTCGCGTGCCGCTCAACGAGCACTGCTGGCTCGACGTCGACTCCGGCATCCCCGCCTCCCGGCGCGGCAGCGAGTACCGCGCCGCCGTCACCGCGCAGGTGGCCGCCGTCAACGCCCGGGGCATGGTCGCGGTGCTCGACCTGCACTGGCACGCCCCCGGCACCCGACGCACCGACAACAACCCCATGCCGAACCGCGACCACTCCCCGGCCTTCTGGGCGTCGGTCGCCTCCCACTTCCGCGACAACCCGTCCGTCGTGTTCGAGCTCGTCAACGAGCCGCACCCCGACGGTGGCAGCACGAGCGCCGAGGCGTGGCGCTGCTGGCGCGACGGCGGCACGTGCGCCCGCACGACCGACCACGCCACGGGCGCCCCGTACCAGGCGGCCGGGGTGCAGGAGCTCCTCGACGCCGTGCGCTCCACCGGGGCGCGCCAGCTCGTGCTCGTCGGCGGCGTGCAGTGGAGCAACCGGCTCGACGGCTGGCTCGCGCACCGCCCGCACGACCCGGCCGCCAACCTCGGGGCGGCCTGGCACGCGTACGACTTCAACGCGTGCCGCACCGCGGAGTGCTTCGCCGCGGAGGTCGCGCCCGTCGCCGCCCGGTACCCGCTCATGGCGACTGAGGTCGGGCCCGACCAGGCCTGCCTCGGCTGCCCGCCGTCGCCCACGGGCTTCTCCGAGCGCACGCTCGACCTCCTCGACGGCGCCGGTGCCGGCTGGACGGCGTGGACGTGGAACCTGTGGCCCGGCGACGCCCACGTGCTCGTGCAGGACTGGGCGGGCACGCGGCCGACACCCTGGGGAGAGCAGGTGCGGGCGAGGCTGCAGCGCGCGGCGGCGGCCGGGTAG
- a CDS encoding glycosyltransferase has protein sequence MIVSTLLVLVALALTAVAVTTLWWQMHAWWLPGHDDRARYPAAQDSYLDLTSDPPARRPVVRHSFSLVMPCREEEEPVMRATLDALLAQSHPHVEVIISVGHDDDATVETAHRLAAGDDRVRVSVNHDPVGTKNKPKQLNDALLMCRNEVVGIFDAESLAAPDLLLNVDRVLTERHADVVQGAVHLMNYRDSWFSLRNCMEYRIWFRSRLHGHALSGFIPLGGNTVFVRRELLLEVGGWDGECLAEDCDLGVRLSTRGRRIEVAYDPTLVTREETPERIPQLVKQRTRWALGFMQVLAKGEWKQLPTRSRRLHAWWTLVQQHAVAFAGIVLPLAVLTAFLVEVPPLVVLVTLLPLVPTLAMLAFEVLILREWDEEMALGVRWRDYVRLVVSMPFYQVLLGVAVLRALVKYVTGDFAWEKTAHVGSHLTPHAVDDGTARDRVEVAA, from the coding sequence TTGATCGTCTCGACCCTGCTCGTCCTCGTCGCGCTCGCCCTCACCGCCGTCGCCGTCACCACGCTGTGGTGGCAGATGCACGCGTGGTGGCTGCCCGGGCACGACGACCGCGCCCGCTACCCCGCGGCCCAGGACTCCTACCTCGACCTCACGTCGGACCCGCCCGCCCGGCGACCGGTGGTCCGGCACTCCTTCTCGCTGGTCATGCCGTGCCGCGAGGAGGAGGAGCCCGTCATGCGCGCGACGCTCGACGCGCTGCTCGCCCAGTCGCACCCGCACGTCGAGGTCATCATCTCCGTGGGGCACGACGACGACGCGACGGTCGAGACCGCGCACCGGCTCGCCGCGGGCGACGACCGGGTCCGCGTCTCGGTGAACCACGACCCCGTCGGGACCAAGAACAAGCCGAAGCAGCTGAACGACGCGCTGCTCATGTGCCGCAACGAGGTCGTCGGCATCTTCGACGCCGAGTCGCTCGCCGCGCCCGACCTGCTCCTCAACGTCGACCGCGTCCTCACCGAGCGCCACGCGGACGTCGTGCAGGGCGCCGTCCACCTCATGAACTACCGCGACTCGTGGTTCAGCCTGCGCAACTGCATGGAGTACCGGATCTGGTTCCGCAGCCGGCTGCACGGGCACGCGCTGTCCGGCTTCATCCCCCTCGGCGGCAACACCGTCTTCGTCCGCCGCGAGCTCCTGCTCGAGGTCGGCGGCTGGGACGGTGAGTGCCTCGCGGAGGACTGCGACCTCGGGGTGCGGCTGTCCACCCGCGGCCGCCGGATCGAGGTCGCCTACGACCCCACGCTCGTCACGCGCGAGGAGACCCCGGAGCGCATCCCGCAGCTGGTCAAGCAGCGCACCCGCTGGGCGCTCGGCTTCATGCAGGTGCTCGCGAAGGGCGAGTGGAAGCAGCTGCCGACCCGCTCGCGGCGCCTGCACGCGTGGTGGACGCTCGTGCAGCAGCACGCGGTCGCCTTCGCCGGCATCGTCCTGCCGCTCGCCGTCCTCACGGCCTTCCTCGTCGAGGTGCCGCCGCTCGTCGTGCTCGTCACGCTGCTCCCGCTCGTGCCGACGCTCGCGATGCTCGCCTTCGAGGTCCTCATCCTGCGCGAGTGGGACGAGGAGATGGCGCTGGGCGTCCGGTGGCGCGACTACGTCCGCCTCGTGGTCTCGATGCCCTTCTACCAGGTGCTGCTCGGGGTCGCGGTGCTGCGCGCCCTCGTCAAGTACGTGACGGGCGACTTCGCGTGGGAGAAGACCGCGCACGTCGGGTCCCACCTCACGCCGCACGCCGTCGACGACGGCACGGCCCGCGACCGGGTGGAGGTGGCCGCGTGA
- a CDS encoding DUF2079 domain-containing protein, which produces MSAPTLERAPAPTAPLLPADPFPRRGRRPGPAVRAAGAARHARAGRTWLSEAGPGAVRVVVALALAVVGLAHSVNLAGWPRFSDDEGTYFSQAWALQELGTLAPYTYWYDHPPVGWLQLAGLTWLPDLLLDGGPALLAGRAVMVGYVVVSTLLLLLLARRVGMSRGWALTTALVWALNPLTLFWGRQVLLDNVAMPWLLGAFVLALNRRRHLGLHMLAGLAFGVAVLTKETVLVLAPALLLAVWQASYPRTRRFAVVGLSVLTALTGALYLTYAAIRSELLPSSERVSVWAAVEFQLSSREGSGSILDPSGADGGAYGTVMGWLDQDPYLLLLGIVLALPALLVRRLRPAALAVLIATVVALRPGGYLPAMYVIAVLPFCALVLVGLVDVLWQRLRTGRQGWALVPSYLLVVTVALVAWQPVSDARERYRVAYAADANAVHARALEAVEAEVPADAVVVVDNTFWNDLVDAGRDREDVVWFYKVDSDPAVAEEVVPTYESIDYLVWSRDSMGDMAPVVKEAYDNSEVVWAGGQGVRRVELRDVLTQAEIADREAREASRVRQELALERRALELRLAAPSPFAGLTNGQVDAIRAESADYTPAQLADRYGTTTDVVTDVLEDAP; this is translated from the coding sequence GTGAGCGCCCCCACCCTGGAGCGGGCCCCGGCGCCGACCGCGCCGCTGCTGCCCGCCGACCCGTTCCCGCGCCGCGGGCGCAGGCCGGGACCGGCCGTCCGCGCCGCCGGGGCCGCCCGTCACGCCCGCGCCGGCCGCACGTGGCTGTCGGAGGCCGGGCCCGGTGCGGTCCGTGTCGTCGTCGCGCTCGCGCTGGCGGTCGTCGGGCTGGCCCACTCGGTCAACCTCGCCGGCTGGCCCCGCTTCTCCGACGACGAGGGCACGTACTTCTCCCAGGCGTGGGCCCTGCAGGAGCTCGGCACGCTCGCGCCCTACACGTACTGGTACGACCACCCGCCCGTCGGCTGGCTGCAGCTGGCCGGGCTCACGTGGCTGCCGGACCTGCTGCTGGACGGCGGACCCGCCCTGCTCGCCGGGCGGGCCGTCATGGTCGGCTACGTCGTCGTCTCCACGCTGCTGCTCCTGCTGCTCGCGCGCCGGGTCGGCATGTCGCGCGGCTGGGCGCTCACGACCGCCCTCGTGTGGGCGCTCAACCCGCTCACGCTGTTCTGGGGCCGGCAGGTCCTCCTCGACAACGTCGCGATGCCGTGGCTGCTCGGGGCCTTCGTCCTCGCGCTCAACCGGCGCCGGCACCTCGGGCTGCACATGCTCGCCGGGCTCGCCTTCGGCGTGGCGGTGCTCACCAAGGAGACCGTCCTCGTCCTGGCCCCCGCCCTCCTCCTGGCGGTCTGGCAGGCGTCCTACCCCCGCACGCGGCGCTTCGCCGTGGTCGGGCTGTCGGTGCTGACGGCGCTCACCGGGGCGCTCTACCTCACGTACGCCGCCATCCGCAGCGAGCTCCTGCCGAGCAGCGAGCGGGTGTCGGTGTGGGCGGCCGTGGAGTTCCAGCTGTCCTCGCGGGAGGGCTCCGGCTCGATCCTCGACCCCTCGGGGGCGGACGGGGGCGCCTACGGGACGGTCATGGGCTGGCTCGACCAGGACCCGTACCTGCTGCTGCTCGGCATCGTGCTCGCGCTGCCGGCCCTGCTCGTGCGCCGCCTGCGGCCCGCGGCGCTCGCCGTCCTCATCGCGACCGTCGTCGCGCTGCGCCCGGGCGGCTACCTGCCCGCCATGTACGTGATCGCGGTGCTGCCCTTCTGCGCGCTCGTGCTCGTCGGCCTCGTCGACGTCCTGTGGCAGCGCCTGCGGACCGGCCGGCAGGGGTGGGCGCTCGTCCCGTCGTACCTGCTCGTCGTCACCGTCGCGCTCGTCGCGTGGCAGCCGGTGAGCGACGCGCGCGAGCGGTACCGGGTGGCGTACGCCGCCGACGCCAACGCCGTCCACGCCCGCGCCCTCGAGGCCGTCGAGGCGGAGGTGCCGGCCGACGCGGTCGTCGTCGTCGACAACACGTTCTGGAACGACCTCGTCGACGCCGGCCGCGACCGCGAGGACGTCGTGTGGTTCTACAAGGTCGACTCCGACCCCGCGGTCGCCGAGGAGGTCGTGCCGACGTACGAGAGCATCGACTACCTCGTGTGGTCCCGGGACTCCATGGGCGACATGGCCCCGGTGGTGAAGGAGGCCTACGACAACAGCGAGGTCGTGTGGGCCGGCGGGCAGGGCGTGCGCCGCGTCGAGCTGCGCGACGTCCTCACGCAGGCCGAGATCGCCGACCGTGAGGCCCGCGAGGCCTCCCGGGTGCGGCAGGAGCTCGCGCTCGAGCGGCGTGCCCTCGAGCTGCGGCTCGCCGCCCCCAGCCCCTTCGCCGGCCTGACGAACGGCCAGGTCGACGCCATCCGGGCCGAGTCGGCCGACTACACCCCGGCCCAGCTCGCCGACCGCTACGGCACCACGACCGACGTCGTCACCGACGTGCTGGAGGACGCCCCGTGA